The genomic stretch TTATTGCTTATGTAATTACATTTCCAAAGGCTGTTGACCCCGTGGGCACCGGAGCTCCCCGGGTCAAGACGGCCAATACCGCGTTTCCGGCAAGCCCTGCGTCTTTTGCCCGAGGAATCAAAGGCGGAAGAATTCATTGGGTCTCGGACGAGACATTTCTTTTCCAAGGCGGCGACAAGAGCTTATATTCCTGTACCAAGGGAACAACAGCAAAGGTGCTGGAAAGCATTCCGGCGGAGTTCTTCTATTGCTCAGGGATACAGGTAGCGAGTACGAATCCCACTTCGCCACCGGCCGAGGTGGCGTCAGGCACGCTACAGGAGAATGAGATTCGCCGAGCGGTTGAATGGGCTACCGGAGAATTCGAGCAAGCACAAGGGAAAACCTTAGGGCCGGAGTGGGAGTACTACGAGGGCTGTCAGAAGTTCGTTGCCAACGCATACGGTAAACCATGTCCGTTTTATTCCTACGCCACTGCTGCCGAAGGAGCGCAAAAACTAAATGCCGAGATCGAGATGAACAAAGGCAGGACGCCTCCTAGAGGAAGTTGGGTTTTCTACACCTGCAAGACCGATCCCCGAGGTCATGTGGCACTCGCGGTTGGCGATGGTTTTGTTATCCATGCGAGCACAAACATGGCGAAGAAAGTCGCCACCGTTCGCAAGGACAAATACGATGATGTTCAGGGGGCCGACTATATAGGCTGGGCCTGGCCTCAACGAAAGAAATAGTAGGCAGGAGAAGTCGAATCGCTTGAGTTCCCCGCGAATGTGCGGGCCCTTCTTGCTGTTCATCGCCCTTTGGGACCGACTTCAAGGCGAACGTGGCGCTTCAGGCTGCGGCGCTTGCGGCGATTCCAGGGGCTGGGGAAGCGGGGGTGGAACTAGGGGTCTAACTATTCCGTCGGGGCCCCGCCGTGTATCGGCCGCCGGCGGCGTTGCCAGAGGTGTTCCCTCTCGCTTTAGGCGAATTGTGTAACGGTGGTAAGACATTTGCGCGTAACCTTCTAGCCCGGTATCGGTGAGGCAAAGTTTCAGAGAGCCCTCTTTGCTTGTGTAGAAATACGTATAATCTTCCGCCGATCCCGCAGATATCGGGCTCATAACGATATGGTATTTCGTGCCTTCTTCGGGTTGTGGATTGAAAACCAGAGTCCCCGTGAACGTTTGTTTCGATTTCGGCTTGTCTGGGTTGTTTGCCTCTGCGCGAATCAGAAAGTCTTTCTGTTCAGTAAATACCAAAACAATGCGTTGAATCTCATCCCCCTCGACCATTGTGCCGATGTAACGTGTGCCTGGAACAGTCGCCAGGATAAGTTTCTGTCGGACCGCCGCCTCTTCCTTCTGTCGTTCTTCTTCTTCCTTCGTTCGCTGTTCCATTTCCTTCCTTCGTAGTTCTTCAAGCGCGATTCTCTCCTTTTCCTCCCGCTCCTGTCGCGCTTTTGCCTCACGTGCCTCCTGTTCCTGTCGCGCTATTCGCTCACGTTCCTCCTGCTCCTGTCGCGCTATTCGCTCAAGTTCCTCCTGCTCCCGAGCGGCCTTTCTGGCCCGCTCAATTTCCGCTGCGTTTGCCGCCTGCTGCCTTAGAGCCTCGTTGGCCTCCTTGCTGCCGGTGACGTA from Planctomycetota bacterium encodes the following:
- a CDS encoding MAP7 domain-containing protein: MKPQTDHVLLSFFLVIAFALAGCGEKTSQAPPKQMVQDTVRASLPPFLSLDSIELEPIPTGPEAVKVNFKATVTPKEDLYQVDREVEGTPPVTLLKVVQAAGTEVSLYGSVEASRTMDQWTLESPEIQVGLRQFGAPRGAFPAQSYVTGSKEANEALRQQAANAAEIERARKAAREQEELERIARQEQEERERIARQEQEAREAKARQEREEKERIALEELRRKEMEQRTKEEEERQKEEAAVRQKLILATVPGTRYIGTMVEGDEIQRIVLVFTEQKDFLIRAEANNPDKPKSKQTFTGTLVFNPQPEEGTKYHIVMSPISAGSAEDYTYFYTSKEGSLKLCLTDTGLEGYAQMSYHRYTIRLKREGTPLATPPAADTRRGPDGIVRPLVPPPLPQPLESPQAPQPEAPRSP